The Carassius carassius chromosome 16, fCarCar2.1, whole genome shotgun sequence genome window below encodes:
- the LOC132160080 gene encoding uncharacterized protein LOC132160080 isoform X1 produces the protein MYLCVFCSTDLLLWCQAAETLTDHLTDLGQNVTINCDLDVTEVIWLLLKLDSPVLILRTFTSTHSFYFNKTFKQKYSVQNKHNLFINNVTIDDLGVYYCMKIDPPQKYSSGTRLKIIEPTAEIQNHTAVKEIEQKQTHWQIIILIISALLNALLIILITGLLKVFVCGSKRTRDNLTQSQDTNLQQLQVMDLEQQQAASQVQYATVDFPMACQRFHSSQVNSTYDILQFPKSRTPKHNPI, from the exons atgtatctgtgtgtgttttgttccACAGATCTGCTCTTATGGTGTCAAGCTGCAGAGACTTTAACAGATCATTTAACAGATTTGGGTCAAAATGTGACTATAAACTGTGATCTTGATGTAACAGAGGTTATCTGGTTATTACTGAAACTAGATTCTCCAGTTCTGATATTACGCACATTCACATCTACACAtagtttttactttaataaaacatttaaacagaaatattcaGTACAAAATAAGCACAATCTGTTCATAAATAACGTCACTATTGATGatttaggagtttattactgtATGAAAATAGATCCTCCTCAAAAGTACAGCAGTGGCACGagactgaagatcattg AACCAACAGCAGAGATCCAGAATCATACAGCGGTGAAGGAAATTGAGCAGAAGCAGACTCACTGGCAGATTATTATCCTCATCATCTCTGCTCTGTTGAATGCTCTTCTGATCATTCTGATCACAG GACTATTAAAGGTATTTGTTTGTGGAAGCAAGAGAACCAGAGACAACTTGACACAATCTCAAGATACAAACCTACAACAGCTTCAGGTTATGGATCTTGAACAACAGCAAGCTGCAAGCCAAGTGCAG TATGCTACGGTGGACTTTCCAATGGCATGTCAAAGGTTTCATTCCAGCCAAGTCAACAGCACCTATGATATTCTACAGTTCCCAAAATCAAGAACACCCAAGCATAACCCCATTTAG
- the LOC132160077 gene encoding U6 snRNA-associated Sm-like protein LSm3 — MADDAEQQQSSNTVEEPLDLIRLSLDERIYVKMRNDRELRGRLHAYDQHLNMILGDVEETVTTVEIDEETYEEIYKSTKRNIPMLFVRGDGVVLVAPPLRVG, encoded by the exons ATGGCGGACGACGCTGAGCAG CAGCAGAGCAGCAACACGGTGGAAGAGCCTCTGGATCTGATCCGGCTGAGTCTGGACGAGAGGATCTATGTGAAGATGAGGAACGACAGAGAGCTGCGCGGCAGACTGCAC GCCTATGACCAGCACTTAAACATGATCCTGGGAGATGTTGAGGAGACGGTGACGACTGTGGAGATCGACGAGGAGACGTATGAGGAGATTTATAAG TCGACGAAGCGGAACATCCCCATGCTGTTTGTCCGAGGGGATGGAGTCGTGTTAGTGGCTCCGCCGCTGAGGGTCGGGTGA
- the LOC132160080 gene encoding uncharacterized protein LOC132160080 isoform X2, which translates to MYLCVFCSTDLLLWCQAAETLTDHLTDLGQNVTINCDLDVTEVIWLLLKLDSPVLILRTFTSTHSFYFNKTFKQKYSVQNKHNLFINNVTIDDLGVYYCMKIDPPQKYSSGTRLKIIAEIQNHTAVKEIEQKQTHWQIIILIISALLNALLIILITGLLKVFVCGSKRTRDNLTQSQDTNLQQLQVMDLEQQQAASQVQYATVDFPMACQRFHSSQVNSTYDILQFPKSRTPKHNPI; encoded by the exons atgtatctgtgtgtgttttgttccACAGATCTGCTCTTATGGTGTCAAGCTGCAGAGACTTTAACAGATCATTTAACAGATTTGGGTCAAAATGTGACTATAAACTGTGATCTTGATGTAACAGAGGTTATCTGGTTATTACTGAAACTAGATTCTCCAGTTCTGATATTACGCACATTCACATCTACACAtagtttttactttaataaaacatttaaacagaaatattcaGTACAAAATAAGCACAATCTGTTCATAAATAACGTCACTATTGATGatttaggagtttattactgtATGAAAATAGATCCTCCTCAAAAGTACAGCAGTGGCACGagactgaagatcattg CAGAGATCCAGAATCATACAGCGGTGAAGGAAATTGAGCAGAAGCAGACTCACTGGCAGATTATTATCCTCATCATCTCTGCTCTGTTGAATGCTCTTCTGATCATTCTGATCACAG GACTATTAAAGGTATTTGTTTGTGGAAGCAAGAGAACCAGAGACAACTTGACACAATCTCAAGATACAAACCTACAACAGCTTCAGGTTATGGATCTTGAACAACAGCAAGCTGCAAGCCAAGTGCAG TATGCTACGGTGGACTTTCCAATGGCATGTCAAAGGTTTCATTCCAGCCAAGTCAACAGCACCTATGATATTCTACAGTTCCCAAAATCAAGAACACCCAAGCATAACCCCATTTAG